The genomic segment ATCTCGTATTCATTCGCAAAGCTGTGTAAAAGAGCATTGACTGCTTTTAAGATAGATTTACGCGTAATAATTCCTTGAAACGTATTTTCCTGATCAACAACTGGCAAGAAGGACTCATCTACTAATTTATGTAGTACTTCTGTCAATGTAAAATCTGGGCCGACAGTTAGGTCATCTTTTTTTGCCATATGCACAATATCAGTTGTCATAAACTCCTCATCAGGGATTTCGTGCTGCATTTGATAAGACAAGATATCTGTTAGCGAAATCGTACCCACAAACTTTTTC from the Streptococcus constellatus subsp. constellatus genome contains:
- the cbpB gene encoding cyclic-di-AMP-binding protein CbpB, whose protein sequence is MIAKEFENFLLQQEDTFLTPAENLAVLIDTHNADHAILLLSQMTYSRVPVVTDQKKFVGTISLTDILSYQMQHEIPDEEFMTTDIVHMAKKDDLTVGPDFTLTEVLHKLVDESFLPVVDQENTFQGIITRKSILKAVNALLHSFANEYEIHPK